The Streptomyces sp. NBC_01275 genome has a segment encoding these proteins:
- a CDS encoding glycosyltransferase family 39 protein, whose amino-acid sequence MSTASSDAATDPAVPGEPDGQQKRPRTIRRPTLPDGVRPYLAPLLLYGVTKLVGLTVFAWLLEWADDYQKKNPRFGGGAHWWDVLATWDGWWYLQVAEKGYEPRPLEQLAPGGLFTVKQNSVAFFPLYPGLIRGVSEITGLGLYGSGILVSVLASFVAAAGIYAVISTLAGVRAGTIAAGLWAVAPGAGVEWAVYSESVFVALAAWCCYCVMKHRWMAAGLLAFFAGLNRPTAAALIGAVGLAAIVTLARRESRREHGIAGPLYAMFAAPLGLLTYITWVGLSMGDLTAYFTLQREGWAHKFDFGAYTLDVLGNTAVGRHDYLFAFSVPDLLAVQLVVALPFLVALMLGRKPPLVLVAYTLASILTVLGTQQMFGNTGRYLLPAFPLLLAPAAAMSRLKWPSVAVFFATASVASGWYAHYVIFELGIP is encoded by the coding sequence ATGAGCACGGCTTCCAGCGACGCGGCGACCGACCCCGCCGTGCCCGGCGAGCCCGACGGGCAGCAGAAACGGCCGCGCACGATCCGCCGGCCCACCCTGCCGGACGGTGTACGACCGTACCTCGCTCCGTTGCTCCTCTACGGGGTGACGAAGCTCGTGGGGTTGACCGTGTTCGCCTGGCTCCTGGAGTGGGCCGACGACTACCAGAAGAAGAACCCGCGCTTCGGCGGCGGCGCCCACTGGTGGGACGTGCTCGCCACCTGGGACGGCTGGTGGTACCTCCAGGTCGCCGAGAAGGGCTACGAGCCCCGGCCGCTGGAGCAGCTCGCCCCGGGCGGCCTGTTCACCGTCAAGCAGAACTCCGTCGCCTTCTTCCCTCTCTACCCGGGCCTGATCCGGGGCGTCTCCGAGATCACCGGCCTCGGCCTGTACGGCTCCGGGATCCTGGTCTCGGTCCTCGCCTCCTTCGTCGCGGCCGCGGGGATCTACGCCGTGATCTCGACGCTCGCGGGCGTGCGGGCGGGCACGATCGCCGCCGGACTGTGGGCGGTGGCGCCCGGCGCGGGCGTGGAGTGGGCGGTCTACTCGGAGTCCGTGTTCGTCGCCCTCGCGGCCTGGTGCTGCTACTGCGTGATGAAGCACCGGTGGATGGCGGCGGGGCTGCTCGCCTTCTTCGCCGGGCTGAACCGGCCGACCGCCGCCGCGCTCATCGGCGCGGTGGGCCTCGCGGCGATCGTGACCCTCGCCCGGCGGGAGAGCAGGCGCGAGCACGGGATCGCCGGTCCCCTGTACGCGATGTTCGCCGCGCCGCTCGGCCTGCTCACCTACATCACCTGGGTCGGCCTCAGCATGGGCGACCTCACCGCGTATTTCACGCTCCAGCGTGAGGGGTGGGCGCACAAGTTCGACTTCGGCGCCTACACCCTCGACGTGCTGGGCAACACGGCGGTCGGTCGCCACGACTATCTGTTCGCCTTCTCCGTCCCGGACCTGCTCGCCGTGCAACTGGTGGTGGCGCTGCCCTTCCTGGTCGCGCTGATGCTGGGCAGGAAGCCGCCGCTGGTGCTGGTCGCGTACACGCTGGCGTCGATCCTGACGGTGCTGGGCACCCAGCAGATGTTCGGCAACACGGGGCGGTACCTGCTGCCGGCGTTCCCGCTGCTGCTGGCCCCGGCGGCCGCGATGAGCCGGCTGAAGTGGCCGAGCGTGGCGGTGTTCTTCGCGACGGCGTCCGTGGCGTCCGGGTGGTACGCCCACTATGTGATCT
- a CDS encoding glycosyltransferase family 2 protein, translating to MPTALPVVLSVVIPMYNEEEVLPALVSRLRPVLADLGAALGAGYEVVAVDDGSTDRTAELLAAFRLGWPELRVIGLRRNSGHQAALTAGLDRAVGAYVVSIDADLQDPPEKIPEMLALARGEGLDIVYGIRADRASDTGFKRWTAGLYYRLVRRLAGPSVPAQAGDFRLLSRAAVDALKALPDQQRVYRLLVPWLGFPSGRVTYERAPRPAGQSKYPLGRMIRLAVDSVTGFSAAPLRIATWLGGFAFLVCLGLMAYTLSAHALEHTVPGWTSLFIGVLFIGAVQLICVGLLGEYVGRIYTAVQNRPTYFVGHDTATATDAASTDFASTDAAPDGSASADEGPVPHQLGHRG from the coding sequence CTGCCGACCGCCTTGCCGGTCGTCCTGTCGGTCGTCATACCCATGTACAACGAGGAAGAGGTACTTCCCGCGCTGGTCAGCAGGTTGCGCCCGGTTCTCGCCGATCTGGGGGCCGCCCTCGGGGCCGGCTACGAGGTGGTCGCCGTCGACGACGGCAGCACCGACCGCACCGCCGAGCTCCTCGCCGCCTTCCGGCTCGGCTGGCCCGAGCTCCGCGTGATCGGCCTGCGCCGCAACTCCGGCCACCAGGCCGCCCTCACCGCCGGCCTCGACCGGGCGGTCGGCGCATACGTCGTGAGCATCGACGCCGACCTCCAGGACCCGCCCGAGAAGATCCCCGAGATGCTGGCGCTGGCCCGCGGCGAGGGACTCGACATCGTGTACGGCATCCGGGCCGACCGGGCCAGCGACACCGGGTTCAAGCGGTGGACGGCCGGCCTGTACTACCGCCTGGTCCGCCGCCTCGCCGGACCCTCCGTGCCCGCCCAGGCCGGTGACTTCCGGCTGCTGAGCCGGGCCGCCGTGGACGCCCTGAAGGCCCTGCCGGACCAGCAGCGCGTCTACCGCCTCCTCGTGCCCTGGCTGGGCTTCCCCAGCGGCCGGGTCACCTACGAGCGCGCCCCGCGCCCGGCGGGCCAGAGCAAGTACCCCCTCGGCCGGATGATCCGCCTGGCCGTCGACAGCGTCACCGGCTTCTCGGCGGCCCCCCTGCGCATCGCCACCTGGCTCGGCGGCTTCGCCTTCCTGGTCTGCCTGGGTCTGATGGCCTACACCCTGAGCGCCCACGCCCTGGAGCACACCGTCCCCGGCTGGACGTCCCTGTTCATCGGCGTCCTGTTCATCGGCGCGGTCCAGCTGATCTGCGTGGGTCTGCTCGGCGAGTACGTCGGCCGCATCTACACCGCCGTACAGAACAGACCGACGTACTTCGTCGGCCACGACACGGCGACGGCGACGGACGCCGCTTCTACGGACTTCGCCTCTACGGACGCCGCCCCCGACGGGTCCGCGTCGGCGGACGAGGGCCCTGTACCACACCAGCTCGGGCATCGCGGGTAA